Sequence from the Prosthecobacter debontii genome:
CCCAAGATGACTGAGGCCGTCCGCCAACAACTTGACCACGAACTGGGATTGATTTCCAAACTTGGGTTCAGTGGCTACTTCTTGGTGGTATGGGACATTGTCCGGTGGACAACGGAAAACGGAATTTTAGTCCAAGGTCGAGGCAGCGCTGCTAACAGTGCCGTCTGTTACAGCCTTGGCATTACCAACGCCGACCCTATTGAGAGAAAACTGCTCTTTGAACGCTTCCTTAGTGAAGGTCACACCAGTTGGCCCGACATTGATCTCGATCTACCCAGCGGTGATCAGCGCGAGCGTGTGATTCAGGAAATGTATCGTCGTTTTGCGCCCTATGGCGCGGCGATGACTGCCAACGTCATCACTTACCGAGGACGCAGTGCGATGCGCGAGATGAGTAAGGTGCTCAACTTACCTCAGGATGTTTGTGAGCGTTTCACAGACCTCTATGCCAATGGCGACTTTCCCCAGACGCTGCCCCTCGACGAGCAAGTCAAACTAGCGGGCTTACACCAGGGTCATCCCCGTCTGCCGGCCCTGTTAACCTTACATCGCCAGGTTTACCGACTGCCGCGTCATCTCGGTCAGCACAGTGGAGGTATGGTTTTATGCACCAACGGGTTGGACGGCATCGTACCTCTGGAACCCGCCTCCATGCCAGGCCGGGTAGTCGTGCAATGGGACAAAGATGACTGCGAAGACCTCGGCATCATCAAAGTGGATCTGCTGGGCCTAGGAATGATGGCGGTATTAGAAGAAACCTTTGCTTCCAGCGCAGAGCGCGGACGCCCCATTGGCCTGTCTGAAATCCCACTGGATGATCCTGAGACGTTCGAAATGATGCAGAAGGCGGATACCATTGGAGTTTTCCAAATCGAGAGTCGCGCGCAAATGGCCACTCTACCTCGGATGAAACCCAAAGAGTTTTATGATGTCGTCATTGAAGTCGCCATCATTCGCCCTGGGCCTATCGTTGGCAATCTGATGCATCCCTATCTGAACCGCCGGAGCGGGAAAGAAAAAGCTGACTGCATTCACCCACTCTTCACAGATATCCTTGAACGCACCTTGGGAGTTCCCTTGTTTCAGGAGCAGGTTTTAAAGATGGCCATGGTCATAGCTGGCTTCAGCGGAAGAGATGCTGAAGAACTACGTCGAGCCATGAGCTTTCACCGCAGTGATGAACGCATCGATCATGCAACCCAAAAGCTGCGTGCTGCAATGAATGAACGATCCGTCGAAATCGCCGTTCAAGATAAACTCATCGAGAGCATCAAAGCCTTCGCCCTCTATGGATTCCCCGAAAGCCATGCCATCAGCTTCGCACTCCTGGCTTATGCCAGCGTTTGGCTGAAAGTGCATCGAGCGGCGGAGTTCTATGCAGCGCTATTGAACTGCCAGCCGATGGGTTTTTACTCCAGCGCCACGTTGGTTCGTGATGCCAAGAAGCATGGCATGCGCTTTTTACCCGTGTGCGTCGCAGAGTCCGCCATGAAATGCACGGTCCTAACCGACAACACCATCCGACTCGGTCTCAACCAGTTGTGCGGTATCAGCCGAGGTTCGTTAGAGAATCTGCTCGTGCAGCGCCAGCATCAGCCCTGGCGGGATCTGGCCGACCTACTCAGCCGCTGTCCGCTAAGCCGTGATGAACGGCGGGTGCTGGCTAAAGCTGGAGCATTGAACATCCTGGGGTATCACCGGCGCAGCGCTCTCTGGGCGGCAGACGCACCGTTTCACGACGATTTGTTAGGCCCTTTGACAACGGTCCAGGAATCTCCGCTGGCACAGATGACTCCGATGGAGCGGCTGACGGCAGATTATGACACCACCACCCTCACGGTGGGCGCACATCCCATGGGTATCGTCCGAGCTCAACTACGCACGGCTAAACGAGCGTCTGACCTGTCCAGTCTCCGCCACGGTCAATGGGTGACCATCGTCGGTATGGTCATCTGCCGCCAGCGTCCTGGCACAGCTAACGGTCATTGCTTTATCAGTCTGGAGGATGAGACGGGCATATCGAATGCGTTTGTCCGCTCTGAGCTTTTTGAGAAGAAGCGATTGGTGATTACTCAAGAGCCTTTTTTGAAGATCAATGGCTGGCTGCAAAGTCTGGAAGGCGTGATCTCCGTCGTCGCCAAAAATATTCAGGCCTATCGCTATGATAATACCAAGCGAGTTTCTGTAAAATCCCATGACTTCGGCTAACCTCACCCCATCAAGGCGACGGCAATGGAATCCACGAGCGGTTTACCCTCGCGAGTGAGGGTAATGAAGTGATCCTTCACCGAGAGCAGCCCTTCCTCCTCAAGGGTTCTGAGCATGCGCTGCTGCTCGGATTGAATAAGATTCACGGGCAGACCACGGCGTGTGCGTAACTCCAGACCAAATCGTTCGGTGCGACGGCGATCTGGAGTGAGTTCTTCCCCCGGCAAGGCGGTCCCCTGCCCGTTCTGAATCCGTGCGATGTAAACCCCCGTATCGGCCACATTTTGCCAACGCTTTTCATTCACCGTGGAATAAGCGCTGGGGCCTAAACCGAGGTATTCTTCACCTAACCAATAACTCTCGTTATGAATGGAGCGGAAGCCTTCCCGTGCATAATTGCTGATCTCGTAGTGTTGATAACCAGCCGACTCCAACTGATCCAGAGCGAGGTAGAAAAACTCCGCATCTCGCCCCTCATCCTCCTGATAACGACCGCTACGCAAGCGCTCGAAGAACTCCGTGTCTTCCTCATAGTTGAGGTTATAGGCGGAGATGTGATCGGGTTGGAGTGAAATGGTTTTTTCCACCGTGCCACGCCAAGCTTCTAGGCTCTGTCCAGGGATGGAAAACATCAGATCCAGGCTGACGCTATCGAACCCGGCACTGCGCAGCAGTTGATAGGTTTCCTCGGCATCCACTGGAGCATGGTCGCGGCCAAGGGTTTTCAGGGTCGGTTCATCCCAGGCCTGAATGCCCAAGCTGATGCGTGTGATTCCCTTTTCACGCATCATGGCCGCTTTGGAAGCCGTGATGGTGCGCGGATTCACCTCACAGGTGAACTCGGTCACTTGGGAAAAATCCAGGGTCTGACGCAGCCCAGAGAGCAAACGCTCCAGATGCTTTTCACTCAAGGCGGTAGGCGTGCCACCGCCCAGATAAGCCGTGCGCAAATCCAGAGATCGGGCGGCCTGCTCGCGATTCGCTTCCGCTACCACCGCCTCGACAAACCCCGCCATGTCCGTGCTGCCATGCTGGTGCTTGTAAAAAGAGCAGTAGGGGCAGATGCGATGGCAAAAAGGGATATGGACGTAAAGGTGCTGAATCACGGACCGATACCATGACACAAATCCGGCCGAACCGCGAGATGAAGTATGATCAGCCCGTGATCTTCGTATAAGCGTGGCCTTCGTTCTGATCGATGCGCTCCGGACGTCCCTTTTGGTGGAAGACCAGTTGGGTGTGATCCACACCCAGCAGATGCAGGATGGTGGAATGGAGGTCATGCACGTGCAGGCGATCCTTCACCGCATAGAGGCCGAGTTCATCGGTCGCACCGATCACCTGACCACCTTTGACGCCACCACCTGCCATCCACATGGAGAATCCGGTGGGGTTATGGTCACGGCCACCGCCTTGTTCGCTCATCGGTGTGCGGCCGAATTCGCCGCCCCAGATGACGAGGGTTTCATCCAGCAAGCCCCGCTGTTTAAGGTCCGTGAGCAAGCCTGCGATCGGACGGTCC
This genomic interval carries:
- a CDS encoding DNA polymerase III subunit alpha produces the protein MANRVFHELHARSAFSFLRGTSLPEDLIQRAAHLGMSTLVLTDRDGVYGSPSAHHASRETGVRAIVGSELTMEDGGVLPVIVRSRAGYQNLCRLLTRSKLAAPKGESRVSWQELEAHADGLTALTGDEEGVLHRALNSGEPTAPVLLVQRLCRIFGHAQVNLEIHRHRIPRENHRLHEILDLAAHLRLPVVASNAPYYATSDRRILHDAFTCLRHHTHLDEAGLRLSPNSERHLKNPAQMQSLFTDLPQALTQTQRIVESVDFGLDKLGYEFPKYDVPSGHDQDSFLREVTYQSARHRFPKMTEAVRQQLDHELGLISKLGFSGYFLVVWDIVRWTTENGILVQGRGSAANSAVCYSLGITNADPIERKLLFERFLSEGHTSWPDIDLDLPSGDQRERVIQEMYRRFAPYGAAMTANVITYRGRSAMREMSKVLNLPQDVCERFTDLYANGDFPQTLPLDEQVKLAGLHQGHPRLPALLTLHRQVYRLPRHLGQHSGGMVLCTNGLDGIVPLEPASMPGRVVVQWDKDDCEDLGIIKVDLLGLGMMAVLEETFASSAERGRPIGLSEIPLDDPETFEMMQKADTIGVFQIESRAQMATLPRMKPKEFYDVVIEVAIIRPGPIVGNLMHPYLNRRSGKEKADCIHPLFTDILERTLGVPLFQEQVLKMAMVIAGFSGRDAEELRRAMSFHRSDERIDHATQKLRAAMNERSVEIAVQDKLIESIKAFALYGFPESHAISFALLAYASVWLKVHRAAEFYAALLNCQPMGFYSSATLVRDAKKHGMRFLPVCVAESAMKCTVLTDNTIRLGLNQLCGISRGSLENLLVQRQHQPWRDLADLLSRCPLSRDERRVLAKAGALNILGYHRRSALWAADAPFHDDLLGPLTTVQESPLAQMTPMERLTADYDTTTLTVGAHPMGIVRAQLRTAKRASDLSSLRHGQWVTIVGMVICRQRPGTANGHCFISLEDETGISNAFVRSELFEKKRLVITQEPFLKINGWLQSLEGVISVVAKNIQAYRYDNTKRVSVKSHDFG
- the hemW gene encoding radical SAM family heme chaperone HemW yields the protein MIQHLYVHIPFCHRICPYCSFYKHQHGSTDMAGFVEAVVAEANREQAARSLDLRTAYLGGGTPTALSEKHLERLLSGLRQTLDFSQVTEFTCEVNPRTITASKAAMMREKGITRISLGIQAWDEPTLKTLGRDHAPVDAEETYQLLRSAGFDSVSLDLMFSIPGQSLEAWRGTVEKTISLQPDHISAYNLNYEEDTEFFERLRSGRYQEDEGRDAEFFYLALDQLESAGYQHYEISNYAREGFRSIHNESYWLGEEYLGLGPSAYSTVNEKRWQNVADTGVYIARIQNGQGTALPGEELTPDRRRTERFGLELRTRRGLPVNLIQSEQQRMLRTLEEEGLLSVKDHFITLTREGKPLVDSIAVALMG